In a single window of the Rhopalosiphum padi isolate XX-2018 chromosome 1, ASM2088224v1, whole genome shotgun sequence genome:
- the LOC132928789 gene encoding fatty acid synthase-like, with the protein MTEPKVEVVISGIGGLFPESDNLDELKQLLFDKKNGVTSDSRRWIPGVLGTPHGVGKIRTPEKFDNVFFGIHRKMAESLDALTRLSLERSIEAIVDAGINPADLSGTNTAVFMNSCISESEFFEVFDTQQKGFGLLGHNRAMQANRLSYTLNLNGPSYTTDATWIGGSQAIMRAKRMIEDGVINAAIIGSCSLCLNPNISLQLEGLGRLTNTNETRSYSEDANGMNRSESCVVVLLQKLSEAKRSYATILSASGIFGETNDLFYHYSDNLYKEVLLNAYKEANVDPAKVAFIEGEGLGIKKIDAMELNILSEVFCTPNRIEPLKVGSIKSNIGHCEATSSLVSLAKALIILDSGYIPPNINYSEPNQDCPALFSGRLEVVTEKTPLKGNIVGISSFGLCNSFSHVVLKQNKKNKVKIYEKGEMFEDGLPRIVFVSGRNEEGVTQFLERIKNSRMDEEFAALLHSVFYKSMNAHYYRSFTIVPDNEGSQEEISYLPALIKRPIWFVFSGMGSQWNGMGKQLLKIPIFAESVRRLETILKPKGVDLIDILTNEDPTLFDNILNSFVGIAAIQIGLLDVLKSIDVVPDGIIGHSVGELGCAYADGCFTAEQMILAAHARGRASIETELIDGSMAAIGLGYNDIKDRLPHDIEVACHNASDSSTLSGPTVSVTNFVEQLKSEGVFAKLVNVSNIAYHSQYIKPAAPTLLKYLKEVIPQPKPRSSKWVSSSVPESEWGNDVAKYSSPEYHTNNLLGQVLFEEASRHIPEDAIVIEIAPHGLLQAILKRSLSEKVTNIPLTHRSTKDSVKFLLTAFGKMYNNGMTPNIESFYPSINYPVSRETQSLHSLFPWDHKEEWSLKSMTQSTTRISGERMFTIHLNNEHILFDYKIKGRHILPSSILLFHVWKSFIIIQSELHFDEIIAFEELHFLRTIEIKPNDKLEFYSLIQCGSGYFEICLENEVIVSGKIFRPDSIDMTLIKPKMKYPDTVSDVPHSSISKYDLYSLLEHNGYELGEQFQTVTNIDLHFEEYRGNIKWDDDWMTFLNGIFTFLIHKSMENNDNPADVSTIRKMYIDPSKFKDSLGKDVSIYYNFNTNEINGDGIYILHPETKSFSISTLNPFELRLEEENFIQLANPTSENEINFINHCLQVIFECKKFQSNPNMNNFKVYYSNNDNRMYHFAIIMKQMLDIQIGIQHAIVSLDKINAEKFINNDHNIILIPYDQMSNVISLSKNAKRVHLLVISEKPIFSTKEWSVIMQQQFNGHYLVLIKKIKEIKIISLKLESITDIQNVNEKIKHSLAECKKTKSYLYIFTKDLSYVKLTRFMEEVLHRNKSNKIRFVFLLDNSGPDFNIDHSFYSEQLRKQLFVNIYKDNRWGTIVRNLVDNYSSLNVSADNKITTYLNDVTFDDLKLKYLGFNFQDISVNNSIVDNELDHFEYSGITANGKKVMGIAPIGKNTFNKISPDPYLTWTIPSDQALEDAATIPLSYSMAYYMLYILKPPNHHIFDKTILVNAGFNAIGQAAIAVALSLGYCVFVTVENKEQCTLLKNKFASLSESRIFSYYDNFEVKIKMATNGKGVSMIVNCLHGHDFHASVRSIALRGIFFQLTKTDMKNKDKIGMLVFLKNIIFYGVSPDRLLAETSEIKLKIQNEVQKGIDLGIVKPFDRKVLTGPCTTEQAIKSLHLSSQGVEYNRVVLALEEDNTLEKSLKQSEFEQYQCYSNWVYLIIGSKYSTWIDIAEWMVMRGARKIVVALKKYSMSTTASRRFNLLISRYKNTMIQIVSDSNLNSKEDLILLLNDTTAIYPLGAVFFATLSDEEDKIRNIQYVLENVPSFRDLKPLFVCIMSGGENTCIELRANGVCPSTICLSWSLMATEPCFSNIVPSLDKLLINVANLTSSTIICTEYDKTLIASREYYSKIIAELPESIEELITFGDTVTEEIKFTEVTTNSPRFTDSIGLPVFVVTGFLPKRMKKLYENLMYPAFEARLPETIESIEHVARILVQKLKSITKCGNVSLIGISWGGAVCVLMAQLLEADNIAVSLTLVEGIPNVIQEWTKSLLQYGNINAKLLLNYFQISSMMAREISTKNGWNTELPKMLSSNNVLAADKALKALNAICSRLNAILDLRPLPNKIFAKVKVVYRTTNIEKSKMYKLEDYCVRIPEIISINEKGYDNMLSEKKLSQFVNNNILHYHPDANEISIIDLYKRSELNTVGFVVN; encoded by the exons ATGACGGAACCAAAAGTCGAAGTCGTAATATCTGGTATTGGAGGCCTTTTCCCGGAATCCGACAATTTGGATGAATTGAAACAATTGCTGTTTGACAAAAAGAATGGTGTGACTTCAGATAGCAGGCGATGGATACCCG GTGTGCTAGGAACACCACATGGAGTTGGTAAAATACGAACTCCCGAAAAATTTGACAACGTATTTTTTGGTATACATAGAAAGATGGCTGAGAGTTTGGATGCTTTGACTAGACTTAGTTTGGAAAGATCTATAGAAGCAATAGTTGATGCAG GAATAAACCCAGCTGATTTATCCGGAACCAATACGGCCGTCTTCATGAATTCTTGTATTAGTGAATCAGAGTTTTTTGAGGTTTTTGATACACAGCAAAAAGGGTTTGGTCTCTTAGGTCATAACAGAGCAATGCAAGCAAATCGGTTGTCTTATACACTTAACTTAAATG GACCTAGTTACACAACTGATGCAACTTGGATTGGTGGATCACAAGCTATTATGAGAGCAAAAAGAATGATTGAAGATGGAGTGATAAACGCAGCAATAATCGGATCATGTAGCTTATGCTTGAATCCTAATATATCTCTTCAACTTGAAGGATTAGGAAGATTGACAAATACAAACGAAACTAGATCATATAGTGAAGatg caaaTGGGATGAACAGATCTGAATCGTGTGTAGTAGTGCTATTACAGAAATTATCTGAAGCTAAACGTTCTTATGCAACTATATTGAGCGCAAGTGGTATATTTGGAGaaacaaatgatttattttatcattattctgATAACCTTTATAAAGAAGTTttattaaatgcttataaagaAGCTAATGTAGATCCAGCAAAAGTAGCGTTTATAGAAGGCGAAGGGTTAGGTATTAAg AAAATAGATGCAATGGAACTGAATATTCTGAGTGAAGTATTTTGTACTCCAAATAGAATAGAACCATTAAAAGTTGGTTCCATAAAGAGTAATATTGGTCATTGTGAAGCTACTTCGAGTTTAGTGTCATTAGCAAAAGCGCTTATTATCTTAGACTCTGGATATATACCTCCAAATATTAACTATTCAGAGCCTAACCAAGATTGCCCCGCTCTTTTTTCTGGCAGATTAgaa gtagtaACTGAAAAAACTCCATTGAAAGGAAATATAGTTGGTATTAGTTCATTTGGTTTGTGTAATTCTTTTAGCCATgtggttttaaaacaaaataagaaaaacaaagTAAAAATCTATGAAAAAGGAGAAATGTTTGAAGATGGTTTACCACGAATTGTGTTTGTATCTGGTCGGAACGAAGAAGGTGTTACACAGTTTTTAGAGCGCATAAAAAATAGTCGAATGGACGAAGAGTTTGCAGCTCTTTTACATAGcgttttttataaatctatgaACGCTCATTACTATCGAAGTTTCACTATAGTTCCAGATAATGAAGGATCACAAGAAGAAATATCG tatcttCCAGCATTGATTAAACGGCCTATTTGGTTCGTATTTTCCGGAATGGGATCACAGTGGAATGGTATGGGAAAACAACTGTTAAAAATTCCTATATTTGCAGAATCAGTACGCAGACTTGAAACTATATTAAAGCCGAAAGGTGTTGaccttattgatattttaacaaatgAAGATCCCACACTTTTTGATAATATACTCAACTCATTCGTTGGTATAGCTGCGATACag ATAGGTTTATTGGACGTGTTGAAGAGTATTGACGTTGTCCCTGATGGTATTATTGGTCATTCAGTCGGCGAATTGGGGTGCGCCTACGCTGACGGTTGTTTTACTGCAGAGCAAATGATACTTGCTGCACATGCAAGAGGTCGAGCTTCGATAGAGACTGAACTCATCGATGGGTCGATGGCTGCAATAGGATTAGGGTACAACGACATTAAAGATAGACTACCACACGATATTGAAGTTGCTTGTCACAATGCGTCTGACAGCAGCACCTTGTCTGGGCCAACGGTTAGCGTCACAAATTTTGTTGAACAATTGAAATCAGAAGGGGTATTTGCCAAACTTGTCAATGTTTCTAATATTGCATACCACAGTCAGTACATAAAACCAGCGGCGCCGACTTTACTAAAGTATTTAAAAGAA GTTATTCCACAACCAAAACCTAGATCATCAAAATGGGTGAGTAGCTCCGTACCCGAGTCCGAATGGGGAAATGATGTAGCAAAATATAGTTCACCGGAATATCATACTAACAATCTTCTTGGACAAGTTTTATTTGAAGAAGCTTCTCGGCATATACCCGAGGATGCAATTGTAATTGAAATTGCTCCACATGGGCTTTTACAAGCCATACTTAAACGATCATTATCAGAAAAAGTGACAAATATACCACTTACACATAGAAGTACAAAAGATTCAGTCAAATTTTTATTGACAGCTTTTGGAAA gATGTATAATAACGGTATGACTCCTAACATTGAATCGTTCTATCCATCAATAAATTATCCAGTTAGCCGAGAAACTCAATCTTTACATTCTTTATTTCCTTGGGATCACAAAGAAGAATGGTCATTAAAGAGCATGACGCAGtca ACTACACGAATTTCAGGAGAGAGAatgtttacaatacatttaaataatgaacatattttattcgattACAAAATCAAAGGACGACATATTTTGCCTAGTTCAATTCTTCTA TTTCACGTATggaaatcatttataataatacaaagtgAACTACATTTTGATGAGATCATTGCATTTGAGGAACTacattttttaagaactatTGAAATCAAACCAAATG atAAATTGGAATTCTATTCGCTTATACAATGTGGAAGTGGTTACTTTGAAATATGCTTGGAAAATGAAGTAATAGTTTCGGGAAAAATATTTCGACCAGATTCTATTGATATGACTCTAATAAAACCAAAGATGAAATACCCAGATACAGTTTCTGATGTACCACATAGTTCAATTTCTAAGTATGATTTGTACTCATTGTTAGAACATAATGGATACGAACTCGGTGAACAATTTCAGACTGTGACAAATATAGATTTACATTTTGAAG aatATCGAGGAAACATAAAGTGGGACGATGATTGGATGACATTTCTTAATGGAATTTTCACATTTCTTATTCATAAAAGTATGGAAAATAATGACAATCCAGCAGATGTATCAACTATTCGTAAAATGTATATCGATCCATCTAAATTTAAAGATTCCTTAGGAAAAG atgtttctatttattataattttaatactaatgaaATAAATGGCGATGGGATATATATTTTGCATCCAGAAACTAAATCATTTtcaataagtacattaaatCCATTTGAATTACGATTAGAAGAAgaaaattttatacaattagcTAATCCAACTAGTGAG aatgaaattaattttatcaatcatTGTTTGCAAGTCatatttgaatgtaaaaaattcCAATCCAATCCCAACATGAATAATTTCAAAgtatattacagtaataatgataacagaATGTATCATTTCGCCATAATAATGAAGCAAATGCTTGACATTCAGATAGGAATTCAA CACGCAATTGTGAGTTTAGACAAAATTAATGCAgaaaaattcattaataatgatcacaatatcatattaataccgTATGATCAAATGTCAAATGTTATTTCACTTTCAAAAAACGCTAAAAGAGTTCATTTATTGGTGATATCGGAAAAACCTATATTTAGCACCAAAGAATGGAGTGTTATTATGCAACAACAATTTAATGGGCACTATTTGGTGTTGATCAAAAAG attaaagaaataaaaataattagtttaaaattagaaaGTATTACGGATATTCAAAATGTTAACGAGAAAATTAAACATTCTTTGGCAgaatgtaaaaaaacaaaaagttatctttacatttttacaaaagacTTATCATATGTAAAATTAACAAGATTTATGGAAGAAGTGTTACATAGAAATAAGTCGAATAAGATCAG attTGTTTTCTTATTGGACAATTCGGGTCCTGATTTCAATATTGATCATTCATTTTACTCTGAACAGTTacgaaaacaattatttgtaaatatttataaagacaaTAGATGGGGAACTATTGTTCGAAATCTTGTTGACAATTATTCCAGTTTGAACGTGTCTGCAGATAATAAGATCACGACTTACCTCAATGATGTCAC atTCGATGACTTGAAACTCAAGTACCTAGGATTTAATTTCCAGGATATATctgtaaataatagtatagtagat aacgaACTTGATCATTTTGAATATTCTGGAATAACGGCCAATGGTAAAAAAGTAATGGGAATTGCGCCAATTggaaaaaatacattcaataaaaTTTCACCGGATCCATATTTAACATGGACTATTCCATCAGATCAGGCGTTAGAAGACGCAGCTACTATTCCTCTTTCTTATTCGATG gcatattatatgttgtatattttaaagcCGCCAAATCatcatatatttgataaaacgaTATTAGTAAATGCCGGATTTAATGCTATTGGACAAGCAGCTATAGCTGTAGCCTTGTCGTTAGGATACTGTGTTTTTGTCACAGTTGAAAATAAAGAACAGTGTACACTACTTAAGAATAAATTCGCTTCG CTATCAGAATCCagaatttttagttattatgataattttgaagtaaaaattaaaatggctACTAATGGAAAAGGTGTATCCATGATTGTAAATTGTCTCCACGGACACGATTTTCATGCATCGGTTCGATCAATAGCACTTCGtggaatattttttcaattgacTAAAACTGACATGAAGAATAAAGACaaaattg gaatgcttgtttttttgaaaaatattatattttatggtgttAGTCCAGATCGCCTATTGGCAGAAACtagtgaaataaaattgaaaattcagaATGAAGTACAAAAAGGAATAGATCTCGGTATTGTCAAACCGTTTGATAGAAAAGTTTTAACTGGTCCTTGTACAACAGAACAAGCCATAAAAtcattaca CTTATCATCTCAAGGAGTAGAATATAATCGAGTAGTGTTGGCTCTAGAAGAAGATAATACATTAGAAAAGTCTTTAAAACAATCAGAATTTGAACAATATCAATGTTATTCTAACTGggtgtatttaattattg GAAGTAAGTATAGTACTTGGATTGATATTGCTGAATGGATGGTTATGAGAGGAGCTCGAAAGATTGTTGTGGCGTTAAAAAAATACTCCATGTCTACCACTGCATCAAGAAG gtttaatttacttatatcacgatataaaaatactatgatACAAATAGTATCAGATTCAAACTTGAACTCCAAAGAAGATTTAATTCTGTTATTAAATGATACAACTGCAATATATCCTCTTGGAGCGGTATTTTTCGCCACATtg agcGACGAAGAAGACAAGATACGCAATATTCAATATGTACTTGAAAATGTTCCATCTTTTCGAGATTTGAAACCTTTATTCGTTTGTATTATGAGTGGTGGAGAAAATACTTGTATAGAATTAAGAGCAAACGGTGTTTGTCCAAGTACTATTTGTCTTTCATGGAGTTTAATGGCTACGGAACCTTGTTTTTCTAATATAGTACCAtcattagataaattattaataaatgtggcTAATTTGACTTCATCCACAATAATATGCACTGAATATGACAAAACATTAattg CAAGCCGGGAATATTATTCGAAAATTATTGCGGAATTGCCTGAATCCATTGAAGAATTGATCACATTTGGAGACACAGTTACGGAGGAAATCAAATTTACAGAAGTTACCACAAATAGTCCCCGGTTTACAGATTCCATAGGTTTACCAGTGTTTGTCGTTACCGGATTCCTGCCCAAAAGaatgaaaaaattgtatgaaaatcTAATGTATCCAGCATTCGAAGCAAGATTACCTGAAACTATAGAGTCCATAGAACACGTAGCGAGAATATTAGTACAG AAACTCAAATCAATCACCAAATGCGGTAATGTTTCTCTAATCGGAATATCTTGGGGTGGTGCTGTTTGTGTGTTGATGGCACAATTATTGGAAGCAGATAACATTGCAGTGAGCCTGACACTGGTAGAAGGTATACCAAATGTAATCCAGGAATGGACGAAAAGTCTGCTACAATACGGAAATATTAatgctaaattattattgaactatTTCCAAATAAGCAGTATG ATGGCCAGAGAAATATCTACAAAAAATGGTTGGAATACAGAGTTACCTAAAATGTTATCATCAAACAACGTTTTGGCCGCCGACAAAGCTTTAAAGGCATTGAACGCAATATGTTCTAGATTGAATGCTATACTTGATTTAAGACCACTTCCCAATAAAATATTCGCAAAAGTCAAAGTGGTTTATAGGACTACgaatattgaaaaatcaaaaatgtataagctAGAAGAT tattgcgTTCGTATACCTGAAATAATTTCGATTAATGAAAAAGGCTATGACAACATGctatcagaaaaaaaattatctcaatttgtaaataacaatatattacattatcatcCAGATGCCAACGAAATTTCAATTATAGATTTGTACAAACGTTCTGAACTTAATACTGTTGGTTTCGTTGTCAATTAA